The Streptomyces sp. NBC_00306 sequence CGTCGGCGAACGCCTGCGCTCCGCCGTCCGCGCCCTTCACCCCGCTGACCGGCGTCTCGTCGCCCGCCGCCCGCAGCACCCGGGCCAGCGACCGGGCGTGCTCCGGGTCGATGCTCCCGAACATCGGTGCGTGCGGCGGGGTCTGGACGAAGGCGGCCTCGACGGGGGCCGAGGGATCCTCCCGCCACCAGCCGAAGCGGGGCGGCGGGCCGCCGGCCCCGTACACCGACGGGCCGTGCCGCCGGACCGTCTCGCTGACGGTGATCAGCGCGGTGGTGCCGACGGGGTCGGCCGCCAGGTACGGACCCGCGACCCGCTGGAACTCCTCGACGTCGCCGGTGAGTTGCCAGGTCACCCGCGCAGGTGGGAGGTGTCGTTCAGCAGCCGCAGGGACGCGTTGCCGTCCGCGTAGTAGGCCACCGCCGACAGGGACGCCGCCGAGAGCTCCATCCGGAACAGGGACTCCGGCGGTGCGCCCAGCGCCAGCCGGACCAGCGTCTTGATCGGGGTGACATGGGTGACCACCAGGACCGTGCGGCCCCCCGACTGCGTCAGCATCGTGTCGCGGGTCGCGGCGACCCGGCGTGCGACGGTCGCGAAACTCTCACCGCCGCCGGTCGGGGCCACCTTCGCCGAGGCGAGCCAGGCCGTGAGGTCGTCGCCGTAGCGCTCCTGGACCTCACCGAAGGTGAGTCCCTCCCAGGCGCCGAAGTCCGTCTCGCGCAGGCCGTCCTCGATACGGACGTCGAGGCCGAGCCGGGCCGCGACGGCCTCCGCGGTCTGCCGGCAGCGCTTCAGCGGGGAGCTGACGATCTCCTGGATCGTGCCGCGGGCGGCGAGGGACGCGGCGGCCGCTTCGGCCTGGCGCAGGCCGGCGGGCGAGAGCTCGTGGTCGCCGCTGCCGGAGAAGCGCTTCTCCGGCGTGAGAGCGGTCTCGCCATGGCGCAGCAGGACGAAGGTGGTGGGGGTGCCGAGGTCGGCGCCCCAGCCCTGCGAGGCGGGCTTCTCGGCCGTCGGACCGGACTCGCCGGCGTTCTCGGTGCCCGGGAGGAGCCCGGCATCTCCCCGGCCGCCGCCGGACAGCGCGGCACGCGCCTTCGCGGCACCCGCCGTCGCGTCACCGACGACCCGGGCCGCCGTGTCGTCACGGGTGGTGAACTCGGCGGTGGAGCGGGAGGGTTCCCACTGTTTGCCCTGCTTGCCCGCGTCCATCGCCTCGTTGGCGAGCCGGTCCGCGTGCTTGTTCTTCTCGCGCGGGATCCACTCGTACGTCACCTGGGAGGCGGGGAAGACCTTGGCCGCCTGGGCGGCCAGCGGCTTCATGTCGGGGTGCTTGATCTTCCAGCGCCCGGACATCTGCTCGACGACCAGCTTGGAGTCCATCCGGACGTGCACGGAGGCGTCGGGCGCGAGGGCGTACGCGGCCTTCAGTCCGGCGACCAGGCCCTTGTACTCGGCGACGTTGTTCGTCGCGACACCGATGTACTCGGCCGCCTCGGCGAGCGTCTCACCGCTGGCGGCGTCGATGACGACGGCGCCGTAGCCCGCCGGGCCGGGGTTGCCCCGTGAGCCACCGTCCGCCTCGACGACGAACCGCGGCATCAGAGACCCGACTCGGAGGTGCGGACCAGGATGCGGCGGCAGTTCTCGCAGCGCAGCACCGTGTCGGGGGACGCGGCGCGCACCTCGTTGACCTCGGTGATGTTCAGTTCGAGCTGGCAGCCTTCGCAGCGGCGCTGGAAGAGGCGGGCCGCGCCCACCCCGCCCTGCTGGACGCGGAGCTTCTCGTACAGCTTGAGCAGGTCGGCGGGCACGGTGGCCGACAGGAGCTCGCGCTCCTTGGTCAGTGTCGCGGTCTCGGCGTCGAGTTCCTGCTCGGCCGCGTCCCGGCGTGCGGTCGCGTCGTCGGCCTTGGCCTGGACGGAGGAGACCCGCTCGGTCAGTTCGGCGACACGTTCCTGCGCGGACTCCCGGCGCTCCATGACCTCGAGGACGACGTCCTCCAGGTCGCCCTGGCGCTTGGCGAGGGAGACGATCTCGCGCTGGAGGTTCTCCAGGTCCTTGGGCGAGGTGACCGCGCCCGAGTCCAGGCGCTGCTGGTCACGGACGGCACGCTGGCGGACCTGGTCGACGTCCTGCTCCGCCTTGGTCTGCTCGCGGGAGGTGTCGCTCTCCT is a genomic window containing:
- a CDS encoding bifunctional RNase H/acid phosphatase, with the translated sequence MPRFVVEADGGSRGNPGPAGYGAVVIDAASGETLAEAAEYIGVATNNVAEYKGLVAGLKAAYALAPDASVHVRMDSKLVVEQMSGRWKIKHPDMKPLAAQAAKVFPASQVTYEWIPREKNKHADRLANEAMDAGKQGKQWEPSRSTAEFTTRDDTAARVVGDATAGAAKARAALSGGGRGDAGLLPGTENAGESGPTAEKPASQGWGADLGTPTTFVLLRHGETALTPEKRFSGSGDHELSPAGLRQAEAAAASLAARGTIQEIVSSPLKRCRQTAEAVAARLGLDVRIEDGLRETDFGAWEGLTFGEVQERYGDDLTAWLASAKVAPTGGGESFATVARRVAATRDTMLTQSGGRTVLVVTHVTPIKTLVRLALGAPPESLFRMELSAASLSAVAYYADGNASLRLLNDTSHLRG
- a CDS encoding zinc ribbon domain-containing protein, with protein sequence MNAAPADQIRLLDVQALDARLSRLAHRRKSLPEHAEIESLTKDLTQLRDLLVAAQTEESDTSREQTKAEQDVDQVRQRAVRDQQRLDSGAVTSPKDLENLQREIVSLAKRQGDLEDVVLEVMERRESAQERVAELTERVSSVQAKADDATARRDAAEQELDAETATLTKERELLSATVPADLLKLYEKLRVQQGGVGAARLFQRRCEGCQLELNITEVNEVRAASPDTVLRCENCRRILVRTSESGL